The following proteins come from a genomic window of Emys orbicularis isolate rEmyOrb1 chromosome 9, rEmyOrb1.hap1, whole genome shotgun sequence:
- the PLSCR1 gene encoding phospholipid scramblase 1 isoform X2: MEIPNKAAEFPNPAYPPGYAGNQVPYGYPQYAPQTFQNAPGQANYALQGYPGGAPYGPGVPPVQNQPSGPSGAAWMPAPPPPLNCPPGLEYLSQIDQILVHQQIELLEVLTGFETNNKYEIKNSLGQRVYFAAEENDCCTRNCCGPSRPFTIRIVDNMGQEVITLQRPLRCSSCCCPCCLQELEVQSPPGTPVGYIKQNWHPCLPKFTVQNEAKIDVFKIIGPCVVCSCCADINFEVKSMDESSVVGRISKQWSGFVREAFTDADNFGIQFPLDLDVKMKAVMIGACFLIDFMFFEQTGDKNQRAGVWQ, from the exons ATGGAAATAC CAAATAAAGCTGCTGAATTTCCAAATCCCGCTTACCCTCCAGGTTATGCAGGAAATCAAGTTCCTTATGGATATCCTCAGTACGCACCTCAAACTTTCCAAA ATGCTCCAGGACAAGCTAATTATGCCCTCCAGGGTTACCCAGGAGGAGCTCCATATGGACCTGGGGTCCCGCCAGTCCAAAATCAGCCTTCTGGGCCCAGTGGGGCAGCTTGGATGccagcacctcctccccctctcaaCTGTCCACCTGGATTAGAATACCTAAGTCAG ATTGACCAGATATTAGTTCATCAGCAGATTGAGCTTCTGGAAG TTCTTACCGGTTTTGAAACTAACAATAAATATGAAATCAAAAACAGCTTGGGGCAAAGAGTATATTTTGCAGCGGAGGAAAATGACTGTTGTACTCGAAATTGTTGTGGACCATCACGACCTTTCACCATTAGGATTGTTGACAATATGGGTCAAGAAGTGATAACATTGCAGAGACCTCTCAGATGCTCTTCATGCTGTTGTCCTTGCTGCTTGCAAGAG cTTGAAGTTCAGTCCCCTCCAGGTACACCAGTTGGCTACATAAAACAAAACTGGCACCCCTGTTTGCCTAAATTTACTGTTCAAAATGAAGCAAAAATAGATGTATTTAAAATCATTGGCCCATGCGTTGTTTGCAGCTGTTGTGCGGATATTAATTTTGAG GTGAAGTCGATGGATGAAAGTTCTGTAGTCGGAAGAATTTCTAAGCAGTGGTCTGGATTTGTAAGAGAGGCATTTACAGATGCTGATAATTTTGGAATCCAGTTTCCACTGGATCTTGATGTTAAGATGAAAGCTGTTATGATTGGTGCTTGCTTCCTCATC GATTTCATGTTTTTTGAACAAACTGGGGACAAGAACCAGCGAGCAGGAGTGTGGCAGTAG
- the PLSCR1 gene encoding phospholipid scramblase 1 isoform X1 produces the protein MKQMSYFADTLVNGTMEIPNKAAEFPNPAYPPGYAGNQVPYGYPQYAPQTFQNAPGQANYALQGYPGGAPYGPGVPPVQNQPSGPSGAAWMPAPPPPLNCPPGLEYLSQIDQILVHQQIELLEVLTGFETNNKYEIKNSLGQRVYFAAEENDCCTRNCCGPSRPFTIRIVDNMGQEVITLQRPLRCSSCCCPCCLQELEVQSPPGTPVGYIKQNWHPCLPKFTVQNEAKIDVFKIIGPCVVCSCCADINFEVKSMDESSVVGRISKQWSGFVREAFTDADNFGIQFPLDLDVKMKAVMIGACFLIDFMFFEQTGDKNQRAGVWQ, from the exons atgAAACAAATGTCTTATTTTGCAGACACACTTGTAAACGGAACCATGGAAATAC CAAATAAAGCTGCTGAATTTCCAAATCCCGCTTACCCTCCAGGTTATGCAGGAAATCAAGTTCCTTATGGATATCCTCAGTACGCACCTCAAACTTTCCAAA ATGCTCCAGGACAAGCTAATTATGCCCTCCAGGGTTACCCAGGAGGAGCTCCATATGGACCTGGGGTCCCGCCAGTCCAAAATCAGCCTTCTGGGCCCAGTGGGGCAGCTTGGATGccagcacctcctccccctctcaaCTGTCCACCTGGATTAGAATACCTAAGTCAG ATTGACCAGATATTAGTTCATCAGCAGATTGAGCTTCTGGAAG TTCTTACCGGTTTTGAAACTAACAATAAATATGAAATCAAAAACAGCTTGGGGCAAAGAGTATATTTTGCAGCGGAGGAAAATGACTGTTGTACTCGAAATTGTTGTGGACCATCACGACCTTTCACCATTAGGATTGTTGACAATATGGGTCAAGAAGTGATAACATTGCAGAGACCTCTCAGATGCTCTTCATGCTGTTGTCCTTGCTGCTTGCAAGAG cTTGAAGTTCAGTCCCCTCCAGGTACACCAGTTGGCTACATAAAACAAAACTGGCACCCCTGTTTGCCTAAATTTACTGTTCAAAATGAAGCAAAAATAGATGTATTTAAAATCATTGGCCCATGCGTTGTTTGCAGCTGTTGTGCGGATATTAATTTTGAG GTGAAGTCGATGGATGAAAGTTCTGTAGTCGGAAGAATTTCTAAGCAGTGGTCTGGATTTGTAAGAGAGGCATTTACAGATGCTGATAATTTTGGAATCCAGTTTCCACTGGATCTTGATGTTAAGATGAAAGCTGTTATGATTGGTGCTTGCTTCCTCATC GATTTCATGTTTTTTGAACAAACTGGGGACAAGAACCAGCGAGCAGGAGTGTGGCAGTAG